The proteins below are encoded in one region of Ricinus communis isolate WT05 ecotype wild-type chromosome 6, ASM1957865v1, whole genome shotgun sequence:
- the LOC8273859 gene encoding cyclin-D2-1 has protein sequence MSHSPNRSSASSAANNLYCDEDAGELVQSQPHTRISSHHLQSPPLDESTFNTLIGSEPHFSPFSDYLIRFRHRSIDITARQDSINWILKVRAYYRFRPATVLLSVNYFDRFLSSHSFPGNGWPLQLLSVACLSLAAKMEEMHVPLLLDLQVLEPGFIFEPKTIQRMELHVMSNLNWRLRSVTPFDYLDYFISRLPSNSCPEPDAYSRVFTACSDLILSTTRVIDFLGFTASTIAAAAVLCAAGAGESLETPAINEELFHKRINKEMVRSCHQLMQEYLIDTCPSARFKDTTSEPPVAPPSPVAVLDAAACRSCDTRSENPSSVSQAEAEPLAKRPRSSASDVQQP, from the exons ATGTCTCACTCACCAAACCGTTCTTCCGCTTCTTCCGCTGCTAACAACTTGTACTGTGACGAAGACGCCGGCGAACTCGTCCAATCTCAACCTCACACGCGGATCTCCTCCCATCATCTCCAATCTCCACCGTTAGATGAAAGTACTTTTAACACGCTCATTGGCTCTGAACCTCACTTCTCTCCTTTCTCTGATTACCTCATCCGTTTCCGTCACCGTTCCATCGACATCACCGCTCGTCAAGACTCCATTAACTGGATCCTCAAG GTGCGTGCATATTATCGTTTCAGGCCAGCAACGGTGTTACTCTCCGTTAACTACTTCGACCGTTTCCtttcttctcattcttttcCG GGAAATGGGTGGCCGTTACAGCTATTATCAGTGGCGTGTTTGTCTTTAGCGGCAAAAATGGAAGAGATGCACGTGCCATTATTATTAGACCTTCAAGTACTTGAACCCGGATTCATATTTGAACCCAAAACCATTCAAAGGATGGAGCTCCATGTTATGTCTAATCTCAATTGGCGACTGCGTTCTGTTACTCCTTTTGATTATCTCGATTATTTCATCTCTAGATTGCCTTCAAACTCCTGTCCAGAACCCGATGCTTACAGTCGGGTCTTCACCGCTTGTTCGGATCTCATTCTTAGCACAACCCGCG TGATTGACTTCTTGGGCTTTACGGCATCAACGATAGCAGCAGCGGCTGTGCTATGTGCTGCCGGCGCCGGAGAGAGTCTTGAAACACCGGCGATTAACGAAGAGTTATTTCATAAGAGAATAAATAAA GAAATGGTGAGAAGCTGTCACCAACTAATGCAGGAGTACTTAATTGACACGTGTCCATCAGCTCGGTTTAAAGATACAACATCTGAGCCGCCAGTAGCGCCGCCTAGCCCAGTTGCCGTGCTCGACGCCGCTGCTTGTAGGAGCTGTGACACGCGTTCCGAGAATCCTAGTTCTGTTAGCCAAGCCGAAGCTGAGCCACTGGCAAAGCGGCCTCGATCCTCTGCGTCGGATGTACAGCAACCGTAG